A genomic stretch from Desulfolutivibrio sulfodismutans DSM 3696 includes:
- a CDS encoding IS5 family transposase, with protein sequence MSERNSNKPGIADYVVSHRRHKECFLDEIDRLIDWKPFEKLLRKKLSRVVNAVGNPAYAPLPMFKILLLQRWYNLSDAAVEECLYDRLSFVRFVGLSLDHDEVPDSSTICRFRQSLLEKNVLKRLLDKLNHQLQRRGLLVREGAIVDASVITSSRRPLKVIDILPEDREEDDDEASDVTISYSDDADAAWLRKGNRAYYGYKVHAATDSRDGFLLGGHVTPANRSDTQEFVDILDEIGPMPGGRIYADKGYSSQLNRHVLQARRLADGIMHKAARNRALNPAEKAANRQVSSVRSKVERAFGTLKRSYGFFRTRYLGVAKVELEFLLNAMAFNLKKAVLKAGC encoded by the coding sequence ATGAGCGAGCGCAATTCCAATAAGCCCGGTATTGCCGACTACGTCGTGTCCCATCGCAGGCACAAGGAATGCTTTCTGGATGAGATTGATCGCCTCATTGATTGGAAGCCGTTTGAGAAGCTTCTTCGAAAAAAGCTCAGCCGAGTCGTCAATGCCGTTGGTAATCCTGCATATGCACCGTTGCCGATGTTTAAAATCCTTCTGCTCCAGAGGTGGTACAACCTGAGCGACGCGGCGGTGGAGGAATGCTTGTACGATCGGTTGTCCTTTGTCCGATTCGTGGGCCTTTCCCTTGATCATGACGAGGTGCCCGATTCCTCGACCATTTGCCGGTTTCGGCAGAGCCTGCTTGAAAAAAACGTCTTGAAGCGGCTTCTGGACAAACTCAACCATCAACTCCAGCGGCGCGGCTTACTGGTACGTGAAGGAGCCATCGTGGACGCGAGCGTCATCACCTCCTCGCGCCGCCCCCTCAAAGTAATCGATATTCTTCCCGAAGATCGCGAGGAAGATGACGACGAGGCGTCGGACGTAACCATCAGCTACTCCGATGACGCCGATGCGGCCTGGTTGCGCAAAGGGAACCGGGCTTATTACGGCTACAAAGTCCATGCGGCCACGGACAGCCGGGACGGCTTTCTCCTCGGCGGCCATGTCACGCCCGCCAACCGTTCGGATACGCAGGAATTCGTGGATATTCTTGATGAGATTGGCCCCATGCCAGGGGGCCGCATCTATGCGGACAAGGGATACAGCAGCCAGTTGAACAGGCATGTGCTCCAAGCTCGGAGACTTGCCGACGGCATCATGCATAAGGCCGCTCGCAACCGTGCGCTGAACCCCGCCGAAAAAGCGGCAAATCGTCAAGTTAGCAGCGTCCGGTCGAAGGTGGAACGGGCTTTCGGAACGCTCAAAAGAAGTTATGGCTTCTTCCGGACGCGTTACCTGGGGGTAGCCAAGGTTGAACTTGAATTTTTACTCAACGCTATGGCTTTCAACTTGAAAAAAGCGGTGCTCAAAGCGGGATGTTGA
- a CDS encoding PAS domain S-box protein, which produces MPNAFAGATDMQASDMEQLGVQPASDPVKITGKPLVFLGNQSLPPMNYLENGRPVGVVVDLAEALAKRMQHPVEIRLMEWGKAQELVINGQADALLQINANPERLKVFDFSEPLLSSEFSIYTTSRHHGIKSMQDLRGLKVGVESKGLPILLLQKDPQITVEVIPDFVVGFTKLKNGEIDAVVADRWVGCYVLAENNIQNVKMIEEPISRSYSSIAVKKGNDLLLGSINKALFEIRNDGTYDKIIEKWKGKEVIFKTREQLQRQTLYWTIASISLALIIAVIGMAAQAREIRRRRRSEEELRKSRATLNMILDTVPQSIFWKDVDGRYLGCNRLFAAAAGMEHPEDIVGKVDYDLPWAPKDADAYRADDREVLAKNASKRNIVETLLQADGTRIWIETTKLPLTDKNGQPFAVLGVYTDITSRKKADEALKENHAFLKNLGRIDDVIRKASDVEQMMRDSLDVVLDVMQADRAWLVYPCDVGAEFWSVPMERTKPGWPGGGASADPIRLTPQNREAWRSFLAATEPTSCGPGGDMPLEQSLTDEYGVKSFLAFALFPKIDKPWLFGVHQCSWERAWSQGDKAVLKAMGGRIQEALNSLLFIGRLRENEEKLRTVADFTYDWEYWVAPDSQLVWMSPSCERVTGYTADDFLRSPELLRSIVFPEDIALYDQHMHTTLQRESTPCDADFRIVHKSGRIVWLNHTCTDIRGPDGASLGRRASNRDITDRKHAENSLARELAVNTAMSELSGALIDKASTLQDIADITQHYACSLTRSDHGLVAVIDRSTRDVVSYTLTRMLDSECRMEESEKKIIFPPNPDGSYPALWGHALNTRLSFYTNEPGSHPSSCGVPRGHIPLRNFLAVPAMNGEKLIGLLALANTPDGYTDNDLEVVKRLAGLYALAIDRHDTLMELWTSEQKIRALINATTDSVMLLDASGAILAVNEQGSRRRGLEMRDMVGRDMENFLPPDVATARREGLAQIAASGHWIDIDERINGMCYQVRMFPVLDDSGEAAQVAVFSRDVTDRVRADEALRAALANAEELALKAEAANKAKSEFLANMSHEIRTPLNGIIGMLNLLDSSSLGAEQHEYILMALNASKRLTRLLSDILDLSVIESGKLAVQSAPFSIMEVCLSVRDIFDQEAVQKGLTFSCHIDEDIPCNLIGDEIRLRQLLFNLVGNALKFTPKGNVDIHVDRVSPVGVLPCRILFTVVDTGIGIPEQKLTDIFEPFIQVEGSYVRRYQGAGLGLAIVRRLTRLMGGEACIESEEGVGTSVYLVLPFDIAKPARVDSPAEKLPEPRRGGEKARILVVEDEAVNRIALKWQLEKAGYSVATADDGRQALEYVLHNEVDAIIMDIQMPFLDGIEATRIIRGDAEFKEKSRIPIIALTAYAMPGDREKILAAGMDGYLAKPVGKEQLTAMLSQLVKRSGS; this is translated from the coding sequence TTGCCCAATGCCTTTGCGGGTGCGACAGACATGCAGGCATCCGATATGGAGCAACTTGGAGTTCAACCGGCCTCCGATCCCGTCAAAATCACAGGCAAGCCACTTGTATTCCTGGGGAATCAATCGCTTCCTCCGATGAATTACCTGGAAAATGGCAGGCCGGTCGGCGTCGTCGTCGATTTGGCGGAAGCCCTGGCGAAGCGCATGCAACACCCGGTGGAAATCCGGCTCATGGAATGGGGCAAAGCTCAGGAACTCGTCATCAATGGCCAGGCGGACGCGTTGCTGCAGATCAACGCCAACCCGGAACGTTTGAAGGTATTTGATTTTTCGGAACCCCTGCTGTCTTCTGAATTTTCGATTTATACCACCTCCAGACATCATGGAATCAAATCCATGCAGGATCTTCGCGGACTGAAAGTCGGAGTGGAAAGCAAGGGGCTGCCGATCCTTCTGCTGCAAAAAGATCCTCAAATCACTGTCGAGGTCATTCCGGATTTCGTTGTCGGCTTCACAAAATTAAAAAACGGCGAGATTGATGCCGTGGTCGCGGATCGGTGGGTGGGGTGTTATGTCCTTGCTGAGAATAATATACAAAATGTCAAGATGATCGAAGAGCCAATCAGTAGAAGCTATTCATCAATTGCTGTGAAAAAGGGAAATGATCTTCTTCTTGGTAGTATAAACAAAGCATTGTTCGAAATCAGGAATGATGGCACATACGATAAGATCATTGAGAAATGGAAAGGGAAGGAAGTCATATTCAAAACCAGGGAGCAATTGCAAAGACAGACGCTCTACTGGACAATCGCGTCAATTTCATTGGCATTGATTATTGCGGTGATTGGCATGGCGGCCCAAGCCAGGGAAATCCGCAGACGCAGGCGCTCGGAGGAGGAACTCCGCAAGAGCCGGGCGACCCTGAACATGATCCTGGACACCGTCCCGCAATCCATTTTCTGGAAGGATGTGGACGGCCGCTACCTCGGATGCAACCGTCTTTTTGCTGCGGCGGCCGGAATGGAGCATCCTGAAGATATCGTCGGCAAAGTCGACTATGATCTCCCCTGGGCGCCGAAGGATGCCGATGCCTATCGCGCCGATGACCGGGAGGTGCTGGCAAAAAATGCCTCGAAACGGAATATTGTCGAAACGTTACTCCAGGCTGACGGCACCCGGATCTGGATCGAAACCACCAAGCTCCCCCTGACGGATAAAAATGGCCAGCCTTTCGCCGTGCTTGGCGTCTACACGGACATCACGTCGCGCAAGAAGGCGGATGAGGCCCTCAAGGAAAACCACGCCTTCCTGAAGAATCTCGGGCGCATCGACGACGTCATCCGGAAAGCCTCAGACGTGGAGCAGATGATGCGCGACTCTCTGGACGTGGTGCTCGACGTCATGCAGGCCGACAGGGCCTGGCTTGTCTACCCCTGTGACGTCGGCGCCGAATTCTGGAGCGTGCCCATGGAGCGCACCAAGCCGGGATGGCCCGGCGGCGGCGCCTCGGCCGATCCAATTCGTCTCACCCCGCAGAACCGTGAGGCCTGGAGGAGCTTCCTGGCTGCAACGGAACCGACCTCCTGCGGCCCGGGGGGAGATATGCCCCTGGAGCAGTCGCTAACGGATGAATATGGCGTCAAATCCTTCCTCGCCTTCGCGCTTTTTCCCAAGATCGACAAACCGTGGCTGTTCGGGGTGCACCAATGTTCGTGGGAACGCGCCTGGTCCCAGGGGGACAAGGCGGTCCTCAAGGCCATGGGGGGGCGCATTCAGGAGGCCTTGAATAGCCTTTTGTTTATTGGAAGGCTGCGTGAGAACGAAGAAAAATTACGCACCGTGGCCGATTTCACCTACGACTGGGAGTACTGGGTTGCACCAGACAGCCAATTGGTTTGGATGTCGCCCTCCTGTGAAAGGGTGACCGGATACACTGCCGATGACTTCCTGCGCTCGCCGGAACTTCTCCGGAGCATTGTTTTTCCGGAGGACATTGCTCTGTATGACCAGCATATGCATACCACGCTGCAAAGGGAGAGTACTCCCTGTGATGCGGATTTTCGCATCGTTCACAAGTCGGGGCGGATCGTATGGCTCAACCACACCTGCACGGATATCCGTGGACCGGACGGCGCCTCGCTGGGCCGCCGCGCCAGCAACCGGGACATCACCGACCGCAAACACGCCGAAAACAGTCTGGCCAGGGAACTGGCCGTCAACACGGCCATGTCCGAACTGTCGGGCGCCTTGATCGATAAAGCCAGCACGTTGCAAGATATTGCGGATATCACCCAACACTACGCCTGTTCCCTCACTCGAAGCGATCATGGATTGGTCGCTGTCATTGATCGAAGCACCCGCGATGTTGTCAGCTATACCTTGACACGGATGCTGGATTCGGAATGTCGGATGGAGGAATCGGAAAAAAAGATCATCTTCCCTCCGAACCCGGATGGCAGCTATCCGGCGCTGTGGGGACATGCCCTCAATACACGCCTTTCCTTTTATACCAATGAACCCGGTTCACATCCTTCCTCCTGCGGCGTTCCACGCGGACACATCCCGCTTCGGAACTTCCTCGCTGTTCCGGCGATGAATGGCGAAAAACTGATCGGCCTCCTCGCCCTCGCCAATACGCCGGATGGATATACGGATAACGACCTGGAGGTCGTCAAACGTCTGGCCGGCCTGTACGCACTGGCCATTGACCGCCACGATACCCTCATGGAACTGTGGACGAGTGAGCAGAAGATACGGGCGCTTATCAACGCCACGACCGACTCGGTGATGCTTCTCGACGCCTCGGGCGCCATCCTGGCGGTCAATGAACAGGGAAGCCGACGACGCGGCCTGGAGATGCGGGACATGGTCGGCAGGGACATGGAGAATTTTCTGCCCCCGGATGTTGCTACGGCTCGCAGGGAAGGACTGGCGCAAATCGCCGCAAGCGGACACTGGATCGACATCGACGAGCGGATCAACGGCATGTGTTACCAGGTGCGGATGTTTCCCGTCCTTGACGATTCGGGCGAGGCCGCCCAGGTCGCCGTTTTTTCCAGGGACGTCACGGATCGGGTCAGGGCAGATGAGGCGCTACGCGCCGCGTTGGCGAACGCGGAAGAACTCGCCCTGAAAGCCGAGGCCGCGAACAAGGCCAAAAGCGAGTTTTTGGCCAACATGAGCCACGAGATTCGTACTCCGCTCAACGGCATCATCGGGATGCTCAATCTGTTGGATTCCAGTTCCCTCGGTGCGGAACAACATGAATATATCCTCATGGCGCTGAATGCCTCAAAGCGCCTGACACGCCTTTTGAGTGATATCCTGGATCTTTCCGTCATCGAGTCCGGGAAACTTGCCGTTCAGTCGGCGCCGTTCAGCATCATGGAAGTATGCTTGTCGGTAAGGGACATTTTCGACCAGGAGGCTGTCCAGAAAGGACTTACCTTCTCTTGCCATATCGACGAAGACATCCCCTGCAATCTCATTGGCGACGAAATACGGTTGCGGCAACTCCTGTTCAATCTTGTTGGAAACGCCTTGAAATTCACGCCAAAAGGAAACGTCGATATCCATGTCGACCGTGTATCCCCGGTCGGGGTTCTCCCCTGTCGTATCCTCTTTACGGTCGTCGATACGGGGATCGGCATCCCGGAACAGAAATTGACGGACATCTTTGAACCGTTCATTCAGGTAGAGGGGTCATATGTCCGACGGTATCAAGGCGCGGGATTGGGATTGGCCATCGTCAGGCGCTTGACCCGCCTGATGGGCGGTGAGGCATGCATCGAGAGTGAGGAAGGGGTGGGGACATCCGTATATCTGGTCTTGCCGTTCGATATCGCGAAGCCTGCCCGTGTCGATTCCCCTGCCGAGAAGCTGCCCGAACCAAGGCGGGGCGGGGAAAAGGCCCGCATCCTGGTTGTCGAGGACGAGGCCGTCAACCGGATTGCCTTGAAATGGCAGTTGGAGAAGGCCGGATACTCCGTCGCCACCGCCGATGATGGGCGCCAGGCCCTGGAATACGTCCTTCACAACGAGGTCGATGCGATCATCATGGATATCCAGATGCCGTTCCTGGACGGCATCGAGGCGACGAGGATCATTCGCGGTGATGCAGAATTCAAGGAGAAATCGCGCATCCCGATTATCGCTCTGACGGCCTACGCCATGCCTGGAGACCGGGAAAAGATCCTTGCCGCCGGTATGGACGGCTACCTGGCCAAGCCGGTTGGAAAGGAGCAGCTCACGGCAATGTTGTCGCAGCTTGTGAAGCGATCCGGCTCATAA
- the ppsA gene encoding phosphoenolpyruvate synthase — MDKDTALVLWFDQITIEDVPYVGGKNASLGEMYQALTGKGVRVPNGFAVTATAYRRLLAESGAMDKIKAILADLDTSDMDNLAERGRKVRSLIRNLEFPDDLRQAIINAYRALENQYGKDADVAVRSSATAEDLPDASFAGQQETYLNIHGAEEVIEACGRCFASLFTNRAISYRVDKGFDHFSIALSIAVQKMVRSDLAASGVMFSIDTETGFTDAVYITGAYGLGENVVQGAVNPDEWYVFKPTLKKGFKPVIMKKVGEKAIKMVYTEDAKQPTKNVPVPDSDRRRLTINECEVLDLARMACIIEDHYSAKAGHHKPMDIEWAKDGMTGELYIVQARPETVHAIKDLTKLVKYVLSAPGEVAATGKSVGERIGKGAAHVIKEAHMIKDFRKGEVLVTDMTDPDWEPIMKIASAIVTNRGGRTCHAAIVSRELGIPCIVGTGHGSDAVADGEGLTVDCSQGPTGYVYRGLLDFEVKETDLASLPRPKTKITMNLASPEQAFEKSFIPNDGVGLAREEFIINSYIRVHPLALLRFGELKDIEVKRTIYDMTMGYENKADYFVDRLAEGVGMIAAAFYPKPVIVRLSDFKSNEYANLIGGAQFEPHEENPMIGWRGASRYYDKNYKEAFALECRAMKKIREDMGLTNLEIMIPFPRTVAESRQVLATMAEFGLRQGENGLRVIGMCEIPSNVILADEFLDVFDGFSIGSNDLTQLILGVDRDSELVAHVYDERNEAVKRMVKQVIEVARRKGKYIGICGQAPSDYIEFAEFLVECGIESMSLNPDTVIKTTLAVAALEKRLGVA, encoded by the coding sequence ATGGACAAGGATACCGCGCTTGTTTTGTGGTTCGACCAAATCACCATCGAGGACGTGCCCTACGTCGGCGGCAAAAACGCCAGCCTGGGCGAGATGTACCAGGCCCTGACCGGCAAGGGCGTGCGCGTCCCCAACGGTTTCGCCGTCACCGCCACGGCCTACCGCCGCCTGCTGGCCGAAAGCGGGGCCATGGACAAAATCAAGGCCATACTGGCCGACCTGGACACCAGCGACATGGACAACCTGGCCGAACGCGGCCGCAAGGTGCGTTCGCTGATCCGCAACCTGGAATTCCCCGACGACCTGCGCCAGGCCATCATCAACGCCTACCGCGCCCTGGAGAACCAGTACGGCAAGGACGCCGATGTGGCCGTGCGCTCCTCGGCCACGGCCGAAGACCTGCCCGACGCCAGTTTCGCCGGGCAGCAGGAGACCTATCTCAACATCCACGGGGCCGAGGAGGTCATTGAGGCCTGCGGCCGCTGCTTCGCCTCGCTTTTCACCAACCGGGCCATCTCGTACCGCGTGGACAAGGGCTTCGACCACTTCTCCATCGCCCTGTCCATCGCCGTGCAAAAGATGGTGCGCAGCGACCTGGCCGCCAGCGGCGTCATGTTCAGCATCGACACCGAGACCGGCTTCACCGACGCGGTGTACATCACCGGGGCCTACGGCCTGGGCGAAAACGTGGTCCAGGGCGCGGTCAACCCCGACGAATGGTACGTGTTCAAGCCTACCCTCAAAAAGGGCTTCAAGCCCGTGATCATGAAGAAGGTGGGCGAAAAGGCCATCAAGATGGTCTACACCGAGGACGCCAAACAGCCGACGAAAAACGTGCCCGTGCCTGATTCGGATCGCCGCCGCCTGACCATAAACGAATGCGAGGTGCTGGATCTGGCCCGCATGGCCTGCATCATCGAGGACCACTATTCGGCCAAGGCCGGACACCACAAGCCCATGGACATCGAATGGGCCAAGGACGGCATGACCGGCGAACTCTACATCGTCCAGGCCCGGCCCGAGACCGTGCACGCCATTAAAGACCTGACCAAGCTCGTGAAATACGTGCTGTCCGCCCCGGGCGAGGTCGCGGCCACGGGCAAGTCCGTGGGCGAGCGCATCGGCAAGGGCGCGGCCCACGTCATAAAGGAAGCCCACATGATCAAGGACTTCCGCAAGGGCGAGGTGCTGGTCACGGACATGACCGATCCGGACTGGGAGCCGATCATGAAGATCGCCTCGGCCATCGTCACCAACCGGGGCGGCCGCACCTGCCACGCGGCCATCGTCAGCCGCGAACTGGGCATCCCGTGCATCGTGGGCACAGGGCACGGCTCCGACGCCGTCGCCGACGGCGAGGGCCTCACCGTGGACTGCTCCCAGGGCCCCACGGGCTACGTCTACCGGGGGCTTCTGGACTTCGAGGTCAAGGAGACGGACCTGGCCAGCCTGCCCCGGCCAAAGACCAAGATCACCATGAACCTGGCCAGCCCCGAGCAGGCCTTCGAGAAGAGCTTCATCCCCAACGACGGCGTGGGCCTGGCTCGGGAGGAGTTCATCATCAACTCGTACATCCGCGTCCATCCCCTGGCCCTTCTGCGCTTTGGCGAACTCAAGGACATAGAGGTCAAGCGCACCATCTACGACATGACCATGGGCTACGAGAACAAGGCCGACTATTTTGTGGACAGGCTGGCCGAGGGCGTGGGCATGATCGCGGCGGCCTTTTATCCCAAGCCGGTCATCGTGCGCCTGTCGGATTTCAAGTCCAACGAATACGCCAACCTGATCGGCGGGGCGCAGTTCGAACCGCATGAAGAAAACCCCATGATCGGCTGGCGCGGGGCCTCGCGCTACTACGACAAAAACTACAAGGAGGCGTTCGCCCTGGAATGCCGGGCCATGAAGAAAATCCGCGAGGACATGGGGCTGACGAACCTGGAGATCATGATCCCGTTCCCGCGCACCGTGGCCGAGTCGCGCCAGGTGTTGGCCACCATGGCCGAATTCGGCCTGCGCCAGGGCGAAAACGGGCTGCGGGTCATCGGCATGTGCGAGATTCCGTCCAACGTGATCCTGGCCGACGAGTTTTTGGATGTCTTCGACGGCTTCTCCATCGGCTCAAACGACCTGACCCAGCTCATCCTGGGCGTGGACCGGGACTCGGAACTGGTGGCGCATGTCTACGACGAGCGCAACGAGGCCGTGAAACGCATGGTGAAGCAGGTCATCGAGGTGGCGCGGCGCAAGGGCAAATACATCGGCATCTGCGGCCAGGCCCCCAGCGACTATATCGAATTCGCGGAGTTTCTGGTGGAGTGCGGCATCGAATCCATGTCGCTTAATCCCGATACGGTGATCAAGACCACCCTGGCCGTGGCGGCCCTGGAGAAGCGGCTGGGCGTGGCGTAG
- a CDS encoding DNA alkylation repair protein: protein MEDVSKLAGDIAARIRAAGSDRNRQGMARYGINVAQAAGVSVAFVRGIRKETGQNHELALCLWDTGLHEARLLACLTADPGQVDDALLERWAADLDSWDICDMFTNNLVRKTPLAHDKARAWAGRPEEFVRRAGFSLMASLAVHDKKASDDRFLGYLGLVEVAAQDGRNFVKKAVNWALRGIGKRSEPLRLTALETARRVLEQDTPQARWIARDAIRELEARGPR from the coding sequence ATGGAAGATGTTTCGAAACTGGCGGGCGACATCGCCGCCCGCATCCGGGCCGCCGGAAGCGACCGCAACCGCCAGGGCATGGCCCGCTACGGCATCAACGTGGCTCAGGCCGCCGGGGTGTCCGTGGCCTTTGTGCGCGGCATCAGGAAAGAGACCGGCCAGAACCATGAACTGGCGCTTTGCCTGTGGGACACAGGGCTGCATGAGGCCCGGCTTCTGGCCTGCCTGACCGCCGATCCGGGGCAGGTCGACGACGCGCTGCTTGAGAGGTGGGCGGCGGACCTGGATTCCTGGGACATCTGCGACATGTTCACCAACAATCTGGTCAGGAAGACGCCGCTTGCTCACGACAAGGCGCGCGCATGGGCGGGGCGGCCGGAGGAGTTCGTGCGCCGGGCCGGGTTTTCGCTTATGGCGTCGTTGGCCGTGCACGACAAGAAGGCGTCCGATGATCGGTTTTTGGGATATCTGGGGCTGGTGGAGGTTGCGGCGCAGGATGGGCGAAACTTCGTGAAAAAGGCCGTCAACTGGGCGCTACGCGGCATCGGCAAGCGTAGCGAGCCTCTGCGGCTGACGGCACTGGAGACGGCCCGGCGCGTTTTGGAGCAGGACACGCCGCAGGCGCGGTGGATCGCCCGGGACGCCATTCGGGAGCTGGAGGCGCGGGGGCCGCGCTGA
- the folD gene encoding bifunctional methylenetetrahydrofolate dehydrogenase/methenyltetrahydrofolate cyclohydrolase FolD, whose product MILIDGKKVAAEVRAGVRRDVERLKRKFGRAPSLAVVLVGEDPASQVYVRNKEKACEEAGIVSRTWRLDARTEQSHVERLVLELGSSDDIDGVLVQLPLPEPLDSASCLCLMDPRKDVDGFHPENVGRLSLELPGLRPCTPAGVMTLLEYYALSPSGKKAVVLGRSNIVGKPMAMMLSASGPFANATVTVCHSRTPDIAKECREADFLICAVGKPRLVTKDMVKPGAVVIDVGMNRDENGKLCGDVDFEGVKDVASAITPVPGGVGPMTIAMLMVNTVNAFRWRMEEVCEAP is encoded by the coding sequence ATGATCCTGATCGACGGCAAGAAGGTAGCGGCCGAGGTGCGCGCTGGTGTCAGGCGCGACGTGGAGCGGCTGAAGCGCAAGTTCGGGCGCGCCCCGAGTCTGGCGGTGGTGCTTGTCGGAGAGGATCCGGCCTCGCAGGTGTATGTGCGCAACAAGGAAAAGGCCTGCGAGGAGGCCGGGATCGTCTCCCGCACCTGGCGGCTCGACGCCCGCACCGAACAGTCGCATGTGGAGCGGCTGGTTCTGGAGCTGGGCTCAAGCGACGACATCGACGGCGTGCTGGTGCAGCTTCCCCTGCCCGAGCCCCTGGACAGCGCCTCCTGCCTGTGCCTCATGGACCCGCGCAAGGACGTGGACGGATTCCACCCCGAAAACGTGGGCCGGTTGTCATTGGAGCTGCCGGGGCTTCGGCCGTGCACGCCGGCCGGGGTCATGACCCTGCTTGAATATTACGCCTTAAGCCCCTCGGGCAAAAAGGCCGTGGTGCTGGGCCGAAGCAACATCGTGGGCAAGCCCATGGCCATGATGCTCTCGGCCAGCGGCCCCTTCGCCAACGCCACAGTCACCGTGTGCCATTCGCGCACCCCGGACATCGCCAAGGAATGCCGCGAGGCGGATTTCCTCATCTGCGCCGTGGGCAAGCCCAGGCTCGTGACCAAGGACATGGTCAAGCCCGGGGCCGTGGTCATCGACGTGGGCATGAACCGCGACGAAAACGGCAAGCTGTGCGGCGACGTGGATTTCGAGGGCGTCAAAGACGTGGCGTCGGCCATAACGCCGGTCCCCGGCGGCGTGGGGCCCATGACCATCGCCATGCTCATGGTCAATACCGTCAACGCCTTCCGCTGGCGCATGGAAGAGGTCTGCGAGGCCCCGTAA